Proteins encoded within one genomic window of Brassica rapa cultivar Chiifu-401-42 unplaced genomic scaffold, CAAS_Brap_v3.01 Scaffold0726, whole genome shotgun sequence:
- the LOC103849925 gene encoding uncharacterized protein LOC103849925 — MTSETWELLRASKPQCAWARGIWFPQATPKFAFISWLAVLNRLSTLDRVAIWSQGVDTTCLLCQSATESRSHLFFECSYSGQVWEQMVKGILGNEFTTDWVGIVGLISDATREKKSLFCIRYALQAVLYAVWRERNKVKHGRKLMPLPILQKLVDKGIRNKISVLRMRRVRGMELLMQFWFQTRLQ; from the coding sequence ATGACTAGTGAAACTTGGGAGTTGTTGAGAGCTTCCAAACCCCAATGCGCTTGGGCTAGAGGGATCTGGTTTCCTCAGGCTACTCCTAAATTTGCTTTTATATCTTGGCTTGCGGTGCTTAATAGATTATCAACTTTGGACAGAGTTGCAATATGGAGCCAGGGGGTGGATACAACCTGTCTACTCTGCCAATCTGCTACTGAGTCAAGAAGCCATTTATTTTTCGAGTGTTCCTACTCGGGGCAGGTGTGGGAGCAAATGGTTAAAGGCATATTAGGGAACGAGTTCACTACTGATTGGGTTGGGATTGTGGGGCTCATTTCTGATGCGACAAGAGAGAAGAAGTCTTTGTTCTGTATTAGATACGCGCTTCAGGCGGTCCTGTATGCAGTCTGGCGTGAGAGAAATAAGGTAAAGCATGGTCGAAAGCTAATGCCGTTACCGATTCTACAGAAACTGGTTGATAAAGGGATTAGGAACAAGATCAGTGTGTTGAGAATGAGGAGAGTAAGAGGCATGGAGTTGCTGATGCAGTTTTGGTTCCAAACTAGATTACAATAG